The Peribacillus sp. FSL P2-0133 genome has a segment encoding these proteins:
- the gcvT gene encoding glycine cleavage system aminomethyltransferase GcvT, with translation MGIETALKQTPLFEVYKKYGAKVINFGGWALPVQFTSILEEHEAVRTEAGLFDVSHMGEVLVEGKDAESYINYLVTNDVTKLGINQAQYTAMCYPDGGTVDDLLVYKLGNEKYLLVINAANIEKDYEWMKQHVKGEMELQNISEDIAQLAIQGPKAESILQKLTEIDLSEIGSFKFAQHVNISGISDVLVSRTGYTGENGYELYLSADKAVALWEKILETGATSGLKPCGLGARDTLRLEARLALYGQELSNDISPLEAGIGFVVKTNKESDFIGKSALTEQKETGLKRKLVGIEVTGRGIPRHGYKVISKDGEEIGIVTSGTQSPSLKKSLGLALVSADQAEVGTPIIVEIRNKQIEAVIVNAPFYKR, from the coding sequence ATGGGTATTGAAACAGCATTAAAGCAAACACCGCTTTTTGAAGTATATAAAAAATACGGGGCAAAAGTTATAAATTTTGGTGGCTGGGCTCTACCGGTTCAATTTACCAGCATTTTAGAAGAGCATGAAGCTGTTCGAACTGAAGCAGGACTTTTTGATGTTTCTCATATGGGAGAAGTACTTGTGGAAGGGAAAGATGCCGAGAGTTATATTAACTACCTTGTTACAAACGATGTAACAAAGCTTGGCATCAATCAAGCACAGTATACCGCAATGTGTTATCCAGACGGTGGAACGGTCGATGATTTATTAGTTTATAAATTAGGAAATGAAAAATATTTACTTGTCATTAATGCTGCAAACATTGAGAAAGATTACGAATGGATGAAGCAGCATGTAAAAGGAGAGATGGAGCTCCAAAATATTTCGGAAGACATCGCTCAGCTTGCCATCCAAGGACCAAAGGCAGAAAGCATTTTGCAAAAGTTAACGGAAATTGATTTATCAGAAATTGGTTCTTTTAAATTCGCCCAACACGTCAACATCTCGGGGATTTCCGATGTACTTGTATCCCGTACAGGTTACACAGGAGAAAATGGATATGAGCTTTATTTATCTGCAGACAAAGCGGTAGCACTTTGGGAAAAGATCTTAGAAACAGGAGCCACGAGTGGATTAAAACCATGCGGACTTGGTGCACGGGACACGCTTCGGCTGGAAGCACGTCTTGCACTCTATGGCCAAGAACTAAGTAATGATATCAGCCCGCTTGAAGCAGGAATCGGCTTTGTCGTAAAGACGAACAAAGAAAGTGACTTTATCGGAAAGTCTGCTCTTACAGAACAAAAAGAAACTGGATTAAAACGAAAATTAGTAGGGATTGAAGTAACAGGCCGGGGGATTCCGCGTCATGGTTACAAGGTAATTTCTAAAGATGGAGAGGAAATAGGTATTGTTACATCAGGAACACAATCACCATCTTTGAAGAAAAGCTTAGGTCTTGCCTTGGTATCAGCCGATCAAGCTGAAGTGGGGACACCAATAATAGTGGAAATCCGAAATAAACAGATTGAAGCCGTTATTGTTAATGCACCATTCTACAAAAGGTAA
- the purU gene encoding formyltetrahydrofolate deformylase encodes MYQVVNVNRAKLLISCPEKPGIISAVSNLLLENRANVVHFDQHTTDPQAGMFFMRIEFDLNDFDASYAKLEEDLHVLAQAYAMEWSLSGNNKRKRMAIFVSKMDHCLMELIWRWKSNELPVEIPMVISNHPDLKKIVESYGIPYYHIPLAHETKQQAEQKAIDLLKGKVDFIALARYMQILSPTFVSEFPNQIINIHHSFLPAFVGANPYARAYNRGVKLIGATAHYVTNDLDEGPIIQQDVKRVNHRHTIEELKVTGSHVERQVLAQAVSWHIEDRVIIHGNKTIVFE; translated from the coding sequence TTGTATCAAGTAGTGAATGTTAATCGTGCTAAATTATTAATATCTTGTCCAGAGAAACCAGGTATTATCTCGGCCGTATCTAACCTTTTATTAGAAAACAGAGCAAATGTTGTTCATTTTGACCAACATACGACGGATCCACAAGCTGGTATGTTTTTTATGAGAATCGAATTTGATTTAAACGACTTTGATGCTTCCTATGCAAAACTTGAAGAGGACTTACATGTGCTGGCCCAGGCTTATGCGATGGAATGGAGCTTAAGCGGCAATAATAAAAGAAAACGAATGGCTATCTTTGTATCCAAAATGGATCACTGTCTTATGGAGCTTATATGGCGTTGGAAATCGAATGAACTTCCAGTGGAAATTCCGATGGTGATCAGTAATCATCCTGATTTAAAAAAAATAGTAGAAAGTTATGGCATACCTTATTATCATATTCCTTTAGCTCATGAAACGAAGCAACAAGCAGAACAGAAAGCAATAGATCTATTGAAAGGGAAAGTAGACTTTATTGCCTTGGCTAGATATATGCAAATTCTTTCCCCAACCTTTGTATCGGAGTTCCCAAATCAAATTATTAACATTCATCATTCTTTCTTACCGGCGTTTGTCGGTGCAAACCCTTATGCGAGGGCCTATAACCGTGGTGTAAAGCTAATTGGGGCAACTGCTCATTATGTTACGAATGATCTTGATGAAGGACCCATTATTCAGCAAGATGTAAAGCGGGTTAATCATAGACATACAATCGAAGAATTAAAGGTTACCGGAAGTCATGTGGAAAGACAGGTTCTTGCCCAAGCTGTTTCTTGGCATATTGAAGATAGAGTTATTATTCATGGTAATAAAACAATCGTGTTTGAGTGA
- the gcvH gene encoding glycine cleavage system protein GcvH, whose amino-acid sequence MTKLLSSFRYSKEHEWVQQLEGNRVRIGISDYAQKALGDIVFVENPAIDDEVTVNESMGTIESVKAVSELYSPVSGTVVTVNEELEGAPETINEHPFEAGWLVEVEMSNPEELDSLLNEDEYQAFTNEGEE is encoded by the coding sequence ATGACGAAATTATTATCAAGTTTTCGATATAGCAAAGAACATGAGTGGGTGCAACAATTAGAAGGAAACCGTGTTCGTATTGGAATCTCTGATTATGCACAAAAAGCGTTAGGTGATATCGTCTTTGTTGAAAATCCAGCGATTGATGATGAAGTAACTGTCAATGAATCGATGGGAACGATCGAGTCAGTTAAAGCAGTTTCCGAACTTTACTCACCTGTTTCAGGAACAGTAGTTACTGTAAACGAAGAGTTAGAAGGCGCTCCAGAGACGATTAACGAGCATCCATTTGAAGCAGGGTGGTTAGTCGAAGTAGAAATGTCCAATCCAGAAGAATTAGACTCACTTCTAAACGAAGATGAGTATCAAGCATTTACTAATGAAGGAGAGGAATAA
- the sdaAB gene encoding L-serine ammonia-lyase, iron-sulfur-dependent subunit beta → MKYRSAFDIIGPVMIGPSSSHTAGAARIGRVARTLFGKQPKKAIISLYGSFAKTFRGHGTDVAVVGGILDFDTDDERIPASLTIAEEAGMVVTFTIEDTVMDHPNTVKIRLFDEDKELELVGISIGGGTIEITELNTFKLKLSGENPAILVVHNDVFGIISSVSTVLANHEINIGHMEVSRKEKGQMALMVIEVDQKIKGDVMKEIEGLENVSQVIRMVE, encoded by the coding sequence ATGAAATACAGATCTGCATTCGATATAATCGGTCCCGTCATGATTGGACCTTCAAGCTCACATACAGCAGGAGCTGCCAGAATTGGCAGAGTAGCACGGACATTATTCGGAAAGCAACCGAAGAAAGCCATCATTTCTTTATATGGCTCTTTTGCAAAAACATTCAGGGGACACGGTACAGATGTCGCTGTCGTAGGCGGGATATTGGATTTCGATACGGATGATGAACGAATCCCTGCCTCTTTAACGATAGCGGAAGAAGCCGGCATGGTAGTTACCTTTACAATCGAGGATACTGTGATGGATCATCCTAATACAGTCAAGATCAGACTGTTCGACGAAGATAAAGAATTGGAACTTGTTGGGATCTCGATTGGCGGCGGAACGATAGAAATAACGGAATTGAATACGTTCAAGCTTAAATTGTCGGGTGAAAACCCAGCCATTTTAGTCGTGCATAACGATGTGTTTGGAATCATATCCTCCGTTTCGACAGTATTGGCGAATCATGAAATTAACATTGGACATATGGAAGTTTCACGAAAAGAAAAAGGTCAAATGGCCCTCATGGTGATTGAAGTCGATCAGAAAATCAAGGGTGATGTCATGAAGGAAATTGAAGGATTGGAAAACGTGTCGCAAGTCATAAGAATGGTTGAATAA
- the glyA gene encoding serine hydroxymethyltransferase encodes MSLQQNDSTIFKAIEKEGQRQHQTLELIASENFVSPDVLEAMGSVMTNKYAEGYPGKRYYGGCEFVDVAEQTAIERLTKLFGAKYANVQPHSGAQANFAVFFALLQPGDKVMGMNLSHGGHLTHGSPVSVSGKWFEVVSYGVREDTQLIDYDELEAIAKKEQPKLIIAGTSAYPRTINFARFREIADQVGAKLMVDMAHIAGLVATGLHPSPIPYADVVTSTTHKTLRGPRGGIILTNDEVIIKAINKSVFPGIQGGPLMHIIAAKAVAFNEALQPSFKDYAKQVIENATTLGETLKNEGAALVSGGTDNHIVLLDLRPWNLTGKEAEKLLEDAGITVNKNTIPYDPEKPFVTSGIRMGTAALTTRGMKREEMVKIGEVIATVLKSKGNKDVIQKARETTKEICDVYPLFQQPTTV; translated from the coding sequence ATGAGTTTACAACAAAATGATTCAACCATTTTTAAAGCGATTGAGAAAGAAGGACAACGTCAACATCAAACACTGGAATTGATTGCATCAGAAAATTTTGTTAGCCCAGATGTATTAGAGGCAATGGGAAGCGTGATGACAAATAAATATGCAGAAGGTTATCCAGGAAAGCGCTATTATGGTGGATGTGAATTTGTCGATGTGGCAGAACAAACGGCCATTGAGCGTCTAACAAAGCTTTTTGGTGCCAAATATGCAAATGTTCAGCCTCACTCAGGTGCACAAGCCAATTTCGCAGTTTTTTTCGCACTCCTTCAGCCTGGTGATAAGGTGATGGGAATGAACCTTTCACATGGTGGCCACTTAACTCATGGAAGTCCAGTCAGCGTTTCAGGAAAATGGTTTGAAGTTGTGTCTTATGGAGTTAGAGAAGATACTCAGTTAATTGATTATGATGAGTTGGAAGCTATCGCAAAGAAAGAACAACCTAAATTGATTATTGCAGGAACAAGTGCCTATCCAAGAACGATTAATTTTGCACGATTTAGAGAAATCGCCGATCAAGTTGGTGCAAAACTTATGGTGGATATGGCTCATATAGCCGGGCTGGTAGCTACTGGTCTTCACCCATCCCCAATCCCATATGCGGATGTTGTGACAAGTACAACTCATAAAACATTAAGAGGACCTCGGGGGGGCATCATTTTAACGAACGATGAAGTAATTATCAAAGCGATTAATAAATCCGTATTCCCAGGAATTCAAGGCGGTCCACTTATGCATATCATTGCAGCAAAAGCAGTTGCATTCAACGAAGCTTTACAACCAAGCTTTAAGGATTATGCGAAACAAGTCATTGAAAATGCTACAACACTTGGCGAAACATTAAAAAATGAAGGTGCAGCACTTGTTTCTGGTGGAACAGATAATCATATTGTCCTTTTAGATTTGCGTCCGTGGAATTTAACAGGAAAAGAAGCGGAGAAATTATTGGAAGACGCAGGCATTACCGTGAATAAAAATACGATTCCCTATGATCCAGAAAAGCCATTTGTTACGAGCGGTATCCGAATGGGGACAGCAGCTTTAACAACTCGAGGCATGAAGAGGGAAGAGATGGTGAAAATTGGTGAAGTGATTGCAACTGTTCTAAAGAGTAAAGGTAATAAAGACGTCATTCAGAAAGCAAGAGAAACAACCAAAGAGATTTGTGATGTTTATCCGTTATTTCAACAGCCAACTACTGTGTAA
- the lipA gene encoding lipoyl synthase, with product MSITDLRKPEWLKIKLNTNEQYTGLKKMMREKKLHTVCEEARCPNIHECWAVRKTATFMILGSVCTRACRFCAVQTGLPSELDWEEPERVAESVKQMNLKHVVITAVARDDLKDGGAKVFAETVKAVRRQNPFCSIEVLPSDLNGEYDSLKTLMDTRPDILNHNIETVKRLSQKVRARATYERSLEFLRRAKQMNSTIPTKSSIMIGLGETKEEIMETMDDLRINDVDIMTIGQYLQPTKRHLKVEKYWSPEEFEELKNIAMSKGFSHCEAGPLVRSSYHADEQVRATKANA from the coding sequence ATGTCCATCACTGATCTTCGTAAACCAGAATGGCTTAAAATTAAATTAAATACGAATGAACAATATACAGGCTTAAAGAAAATGATGCGGGAAAAAAAACTTCATACTGTTTGTGAAGAAGCAAGATGTCCTAATATTCATGAATGCTGGGCGGTACGAAAAACGGCAACTTTCATGATTTTAGGAAGTGTTTGTACCCGAGCTTGCAGGTTCTGTGCAGTTCAAACAGGGCTACCATCAGAACTTGATTGGGAAGAGCCCGAACGTGTCGCAGAATCAGTAAAGCAAATGAACCTAAAACATGTGGTGATTACCGCTGTTGCTCGTGATGATTTAAAAGACGGCGGAGCAAAGGTATTTGCAGAAACTGTAAAGGCAGTGAGACGGCAAAATCCATTTTGCAGCATTGAAGTTCTCCCCTCAGATCTGAATGGGGAATATGACAGCTTAAAAACATTAATGGATACAAGGCCAGACATTTTGAATCACAACATTGAAACAGTAAAACGCTTATCCCAAAAAGTTCGTGCACGTGCAACATACGAACGTTCATTAGAGTTTTTAAGGCGGGCAAAGCAAATGAATTCCACTATCCCTACGAAATCAAGCATTATGATTGGTCTAGGAGAAACAAAAGAAGAAATTATGGAAACAATGGATGATCTTCGTATTAACGATGTAGACATAATGACTATTGGTCAATATTTGCAGCCGACTAAACGACATTTGAAAGTCGAAAAATATTGGAGTCCAGAAGAGTTTGAAGAACTGAAAAACATTGCCATGTCAAAAGGGTTTAGTCATTGCGAAGCCGGTCCGCTTGTTCGCTCCTCCTATCATGCAGATGAACAAGTCCGTGCAACTAAGGCTAATGCGTAA
- a CDS encoding iron-sulfur cluster biosynthesis family protein: protein MIVKIKITEAAMNKLKEMTCKGAQVPRIDADIAGGCGVSVKFSLLLDEPRRNDVIIEYEGVQLRLDHFTKRYLDEETQIDYIEDSGFIVGESFASNACAIEII, encoded by the coding sequence ATGATAGTCAAAATAAAGATAACAGAGGCAGCTATGAATAAACTGAAGGAAATGACATGTAAGGGTGCGCAAGTTCCTCGCATTGACGCTGATATTGCCGGCGGCTGCGGGGTGTCGGTGAAGTTCTCCCTCTTATTGGACGAGCCCCGCAGAAACGATGTAATTATTGAATATGAGGGAGTTCAGCTTAGATTAGATCATTTTACAAAACGTTATTTAGATGAAGAAACACAAATTGATTATATAGAAGATAGTGGCTTTATTGTTGGAGAAAGCTTTGCATCCAATGCATGTGCCATTGAAATAATTTAA
- the lpdA gene encoding dihydrolipoyl dehydrogenase: protein MNQKYDVVIIGGGTGGYVAAIRASQLGLKTAVVEQGKLGGTCLHAGCIPSKALLRSAEIYSNAKNADKYGVIAPEVGLDFSKVQARKEEITGRLFKGVQHLMKKGKIDVFEGKGSILQSRDVLVRFNNDERETILSSRNILIATGSRPRTLPGLEADGEYVMTSEEALQMKELPNSIIIVGGGVIGIEWASMLIDFGLEVTVIEYADRILPTEDKDISKEVQRLMKKKGVKIVTGAKVLPESLEKGDGVSIKAEYKGKDTSFSAEKLLVSVGRLANIEGIHLENTKVEVERVIQTNEFYQTNEPSIYAIGDVIGGLQLAHVASHEGIIAIEHMAGEKPVPLDQSLVSKCIYSNPEVASVGLTEEDAKEKGYQVKTGKFSFRAIGKALVFGESDGFVKLVVEEESSKLLGAHMVGPHVTDMISEAGLARVLNATAMDIAHTIHPHPTLAEAIGEAALAVYGKEIHS from the coding sequence GTGAATCAAAAATATGACGTTGTTATCATCGGTGGGGGCACCGGTGGATATGTTGCGGCCATTCGTGCGTCTCAATTAGGATTAAAAACGGCGGTAGTTGAACAAGGTAAACTTGGTGGAACATGCCTTCATGCAGGTTGTATTCCAAGTAAAGCATTATTAAGAAGTGCAGAGATATATTCGAATGCAAAAAATGCAGATAAATATGGTGTTATTGCACCGGAAGTTGGACTGGACTTCTCAAAAGTACAGGCCAGGAAAGAAGAAATTACTGGACGCTTATTTAAAGGTGTACAACATTTAATGAAAAAAGGGAAAATAGATGTGTTTGAAGGGAAAGGGAGTATTTTACAGTCAAGAGATGTTTTAGTGAGATTTAATAATGATGAACGGGAAACAATATTAAGCTCTCGAAATATTTTAATAGCTACAGGATCTCGTCCAAGGACATTACCCGGCCTAGAAGCAGATGGCGAATATGTGATGACATCGGAAGAAGCGCTACAAATGAAAGAGCTCCCAAATTCCATCATTATTGTCGGCGGCGGTGTTATTGGAATAGAATGGGCTTCGATGCTTATTGACTTTGGATTAGAAGTGACTGTGATTGAGTATGCCGATCGCATTTTACCGACGGAAGATAAAGATATTTCAAAGGAAGTACAGCGACTAATGAAGAAAAAAGGTGTGAAAATCGTAACAGGGGCAAAGGTGCTTCCAGAATCGTTAGAAAAAGGTGACGGTGTCTCTATAAAGGCGGAATATAAAGGAAAAGACACGTCATTTTCAGCAGAAAAATTATTAGTATCTGTCGGAAGATTAGCAAACATAGAAGGCATTCACCTTGAAAATACCAAAGTTGAAGTCGAACGTGTGATTCAAACAAATGAGTTTTATCAAACGAATGAGCCTAGCATTTATGCAATTGGAGATGTGATTGGAGGATTACAGCTTGCCCATGTTGCTTCACATGAAGGGATCATCGCCATTGAACATATGGCAGGAGAAAAACCAGTGCCACTTGATCAATCTCTTGTTTCCAAATGCATATATAGTAACCCGGAGGTAGCTAGTGTTGGGTTAACAGAAGAGGATGCAAAGGAGAAAGGGTATCAAGTAAAAACAGGGAAGTTCTCCTTCCGTGCGATTGGAAAGGCTCTTGTTTTTGGTGAATCAGACGGTTTTGTCAAACTCGTTGTTGAAGAAGAATCTAGTAAGTTGTTAGGAGCGCATATGGTTGGGCCACATGTAACCGATATGATTTCGGAAGCTGGTCTTGCACGAGTATTAAATGCAACAGCTATGGACATTGCACATACGATACACCCTCACCCTACATTAGCGGAAGCAATTGGGGAAGCTGCCCTAGCTGTATATGGTAAGGAAATACACTCATAG
- the gcvPB gene encoding aminomethyl-transferring glycine dehydrogenase subunit GcvPB, translating to MVEYNELIFEISRPGRVGSSIPDSDVDYVDINEKFPKHLIRDEPAELPEVSELQLVRHYTALSNKNHGIDNGFYPLGSCTMKYNPKINEDVARLEGFSRIHPYQPVETVQGALEVLYELQEELAVITGMDAVTLQPSAGAQGEWTGLMMVKAYHAEKGETRTKVLVPDSAHGTNPASASVAGFQTITIPSDKNGLVDLEELKKHVGSDTAALMLTNPNTLGLFEKEIVEIAQVVHKAGGLLYYDGANANAILGKTTPGQMGFDIVHLNLHKTFTTPHGGGGPGAGPVGVKEKLTPYLPVPRIEKEGDKYVLNANYSHSIGRVKGYYGNFGILLRAYTYIRTMGPVGLRQVSESAVLHANYLRKRLEPYFEAPYLQICKHEFVLSGSRQKKLGVRTLDIAKRLLDFGYHPPTIYFPLNVEECLMIEPTETESKETLDAFAEVMITIAKEVEENPGVVLEAPHTTVIGRLDEVQAARQPILRYSKEEVVVEEATVTS from the coding sequence ATGGTTGAATATAATGAGTTGATTTTTGAAATAAGTCGTCCAGGACGGGTAGGTTCAAGTATTCCGGATAGTGACGTTGACTATGTTGATATAAATGAAAAATTTCCAAAGCACTTAATCCGTGACGAACCTGCTGAGCTGCCAGAAGTATCAGAGTTGCAGCTTGTCCGCCATTACACAGCGCTCTCTAATAAAAACCATGGAATCGATAATGGATTCTATCCACTGGGTTCTTGTACGATGAAGTACAATCCGAAAATAAATGAAGATGTGGCACGGTTGGAAGGCTTTAGCCGCATTCATCCCTATCAGCCCGTTGAAACAGTACAAGGTGCATTAGAAGTTTTATATGAATTACAGGAAGAGCTAGCCGTCATTACAGGAATGGATGCTGTAACATTACAGCCATCCGCAGGGGCTCAAGGGGAATGGACAGGTTTAATGATGGTTAAGGCGTATCATGCTGAAAAAGGTGAAACCAGAACGAAAGTACTTGTTCCAGACTCAGCGCACGGTACAAATCCTGCAAGTGCAAGTGTTGCTGGTTTTCAAACGATCACGATTCCATCCGATAAAAATGGATTAGTTGACCTAGAAGAATTAAAGAAACATGTTGGATCTGATACAGCTGCGCTAATGTTGACGAATCCGAATACCCTTGGACTTTTTGAAAAAGAAATTGTGGAAATCGCTCAGGTTGTTCATAAAGCAGGGGGACTATTATATTATGACGGAGCGAATGCCAATGCCATTTTAGGAAAAACAACACCAGGTCAAATGGGCTTTGACATCGTGCACTTAAATCTTCACAAAACATTTACGACTCCTCATGGAGGTGGCGGTCCAGGGGCAGGTCCTGTCGGTGTGAAAGAGAAACTTACTCCATACTTGCCAGTTCCGCGCATAGAAAAAGAAGGTGATAAATATGTGCTGAACGCTAATTATTCGCACTCTATCGGAAGGGTAAAAGGGTATTATGGAAACTTCGGAATTCTCCTGCGGGCATATACTTATATTCGCACGATGGGGCCTGTTGGGCTTCGCCAAGTATCAGAAAGTGCTGTGCTTCATGCTAATTACCTTCGTAAAAGATTGGAGCCATACTTTGAAGCGCCATATTTACAAATTTGCAAGCATGAATTTGTCCTATCCGGATCCAGACAGAAAAAGCTAGGTGTAAGAACGCTTGATATAGCAAAACGCCTGCTAGATTTCGGCTACCATCCGCCGACCATCTATTTCCCGTTAAATGTTGAGGAATGTTTGATGATTGAACCGACAGAAACAGAGTCGAAAGAAACACTCGATGCATTTGCGGAGGTAATGATTACAATTGCCAAAGAAGTGGAAGAAAACCCAGGGGTTGTTTTAGAAGCACCACATACTACAGTGATTGGGCGATTGGATGAGGTCCAAGCAGCTAGACAACCTATCTTGCGTTATTCCAAAGAAGAAGTAGTAGTAGAGGAAGCAACGGTAACGTCATAA
- the gcvPA gene encoding aminomethyl-transferring glycine dehydrogenase subunit GcvPA, whose product MTATYRYLPDTKQDQDEMLTFLNISSIDELFEDIPAEISLQGELNIPKAVPEPLLVKKMNQLATKNKNANHYPTFLGAGTYDHYIPSVVNHMISRSEFYTAYTPYQPEISQGELQAIFEFQTMVCELTGMDVANSSMYDGFTSLAEAASLAVEATRRSKVLVSKAVHPESRAILHTVAGGPGYTAEEVNLADEITDLGKLQEQIDNDTAAVIVQYPNFFGSIEDIKAIKKIAEEKGALLIVSANPLALALLQAPGKLGADIVIGDMQPLGIPMSFGGPHCGYFAVNKKLMRKIPGRIVGQTADEKGQRGFVLTLQAREQHIRRDKASSNICSNQALNALASSICMTSLGKQGIRQMAQLNIEKADYMAKTLEQKGYTIINEAPFFNEFIVGLPRSVKEVNAKLLKAGIIGGFDLESDYGFENKMLLAVTEQRTKEEIDQFVDALEAIVNG is encoded by the coding sequence ATGACAGCCACTTATAGATACCTTCCTGATACGAAACAAGACCAAGACGAGATGCTAACATTTTTAAATATTTCTTCTATAGATGAGTTATTTGAAGATATTCCAGCTGAAATCAGCCTGCAGGGGGAGCTAAACATCCCAAAGGCGGTTCCTGAACCGCTGCTTGTGAAAAAAATGAACCAGCTTGCTACAAAAAACAAAAATGCGAATCATTACCCGACTTTCCTAGGCGCGGGGACATATGATCACTACATTCCAAGTGTGGTAAACCATATGATTTCACGCTCCGAATTTTACACAGCCTATACACCTTACCAACCGGAAATCAGTCAAGGTGAATTACAAGCAATTTTTGAATTTCAAACGATGGTCTGTGAGTTGACAGGAATGGATGTGGCTAACTCTTCCATGTACGATGGTTTTACATCGCTTGCAGAAGCTGCATCACTTGCTGTTGAGGCTACGAGACGTTCGAAAGTTCTTGTTTCCAAAGCGGTACATCCTGAATCCCGTGCTATTTTACATACAGTAGCAGGTGGTCCGGGATACACAGCTGAGGAAGTAAACCTAGCTGATGAGATTACAGATTTAGGGAAGCTGCAAGAACAAATAGATAATGACACTGCTGCCGTAATTGTTCAATATCCAAATTTCTTCGGTTCCATTGAGGATATAAAAGCAATTAAGAAAATTGCGGAAGAAAAAGGTGCCCTTTTAATCGTAAGCGCCAATCCTCTTGCACTAGCACTCTTGCAGGCTCCTGGGAAACTTGGGGCAGATATTGTGATCGGTGATATGCAGCCATTAGGAATCCCGATGTCCTTTGGCGGTCCACACTGCGGCTATTTTGCGGTAAATAAAAAACTCATGCGCAAAATCCCAGGACGAATTGTAGGCCAAACAGCAGATGAAAAAGGACAGCGTGGATTTGTGTTAACACTTCAAGCACGTGAACAGCATATTCGCCGTGATAAAGCCTCATCGAATATTTGTTCCAACCAGGCATTAAATGCTCTTGCCTCTTCTATTTGTATGACATCACTTGGAAAGCAAGGGATTCGTCAAATGGCACAGCTAAACATTGAGAAAGCTGATTACATGGCGAAAACTCTAGAACAGAAGGGCTATACCATAATCAATGAGGCACCATTCTTCAATGAGTTTATAGTCGGGCTTCCTCGTTCGGTAAAGGAAGTCAATGCAAAACTTCTTAAGGCGGGTATTATCGGTGGATTTGATTTAGAAAGTGATTACGGTTTTGAAAACAAAATGCTGCTAGCTGTGACTGAGCAGCGAACAAAAGAAGAAATTGACCAATTTGTTGATGCTTTGGAGGCGATTGTAAATGGTTGA